A window of Mixophyes fleayi isolate aMixFle1 chromosome 10, aMixFle1.hap1, whole genome shotgun sequence contains these coding sequences:
- the SMIM38 gene encoding small integral membrane protein 38 — protein MESGILVFLLVLIILSKFIVWSCLSTYIDYKLAKRFPKIKKKE, from the coding sequence ATGGAGTCGGGAATCTTGGTATTTTTACTGGTATTAATTATCCTATCAAAGTTCATCGTATGGTCCTGTCTAAGTACGTACATAGACTACAAACTTGCTAAAAGATTccctaaaataaaaaagaaagaatga